The Rubripirellula amarantea genome includes the window CCAACCTGAAGCAGCCCCCGACGTCTGTTCGCCCCCGCAGCACCCCTGAAGTGCTTGGCGGTCGGGTGAGAGGCGAATCAAGGGCCGCTCATGCCGCCTTCCCCGAGATCCCGATGACGCGTTTCCCCGTTACTTTTCGATGTTCAATCGTCATCCTTGTCGCCACCGTTTCGGCGGTAATGGTGTCGAAGGTCGATGCTGACGATTCGTCCTGGACACGCTTTCATGGTCCCGAAGGCTTGGGCTATGTCGCCGGTGAATCGTTGCCCGAGGCCTTTCCCAGCGGTAAGCCAAAATGGCGAGTCGACTTAGGCAGCACCGATGTCGGATCGCCCGTCGTGTACGGGCATTCGGTTTACTTGCTCAGCACGGACTCGGCCGCCAAAACGATTTCGCTGCAATCTCGCGACCTGGCGACCGGCCAGCAAAATTGGATCACTCGGCACGACCAAATGCCTTCGCGAACTCATTCTCGAAACACACTGGGATCCTGTACCCCGGCCGTGGACGATCAACACGTCTACTTCGCTTACGCATCGGTCGAACATACCTGGTTGATCTGCGTGGACCACGATGGCAATGAGGTATGGAAACGAGATTTCGGCAGTTGGGTGTCCTCGCACGGCTTCGGCACCTCACCCCGTTTGATCACCCAGGCGGACGGAACGTCGGCAGTGGTCATCCTGCTGTCGCAACAAGCCGCTGAAATGGATCCCGGTCAAACTCCAGGAACCAGCAACTTAGTCGCAGTGTCGTCGACGAGCGGCGAAACGATCTGGAACACCAAGCTCACCGCCACGCGATCATGCTACGGCACCCCCGCGACGTTTCACGAT containing:
- a CDS encoding outer membrane protein assembly factor BamB family protein — encoded protein: MTRFPVTFRCSIVILVATVSAVMVSKVDADDSSWTRFHGPEGLGYVAGESLPEAFPSGKPKWRVDLGSTDVGSPVVYGHSVYLLSTDSAAKTISLQSRDLATGQQNWITRHDQMPSRTHSRNTLGSCTPAVDDQHVYFAYASVEHTWLICVDHDGNEVWKRDFGSWVSSHGFGTSPRLITQADGTSAVVILLSQQAAEMDPGQTPGTSNLVAVSSTSGETIWNTKLTATRSCYGTPATFHDGQTQQLIGSNTGDGIFGIDSANGKMLWNKKVFDKRCCSTPIVFGDIAIATTGSGGGGNALVAVRIPKQEGESPQQIYRIDRNAPYVPTPVLKEGRLFMIDDKGIASCVSASDGEVFWKQRIGGNYSASPIVVGDTMITTSLDGTISLISASERFELLGQHSLDAPIAATPAYTQGNLLIRSGQELYCW